A genomic segment from Vicinamibacteria bacterium encodes:
- a CDS encoding secondary thiamine-phosphate synthase enzyme YjbQ, with protein MKSLRKTLTFTVPERFGFVNITQSVSDAVSESGVREGLCLVNAMHITASVFINDDEPGLHEDYQKWLEWLAPYDPSPERYHHNRTGEDNGDAHHKRQVMGREVVVAVTDGKLDFGPWEQIFYGEFDGRRPKRVLIKIIGE; from the coding sequence ATGAAGTCCCTGCGCAAGACGCTCACGTTCACGGTTCCCGAACGTTTTGGATTCGTGAATATCACCCAGTCAGTCAGCGATGCCGTGAGCGAGAGCGGGGTGCGGGAGGGGCTCTGTCTCGTGAACGCGATGCACATTACCGCCTCGGTCTTCATCAACGACGACGAGCCCGGTCTTCACGAGGACTACCAGAAGTGGCTCGAATGGCTGGCTCCTTACGATCCCAGTCCCGAGCGCTATCACCACAATCGGACCGGGGAGGACAACGGGGATGCCCATCACAAACGCCAGGTGATGGGCCGCGAAGTCGTCGTGGCAGTCACGGATGGGAAGCTCGACTTCGGTCCGTGGGAGCAGATCTTCTACGGCGAGTTCGACGGCCGACGACCTAAGCGCGTTCTCATCAAGATCATCGGCGAGTAG